DNA sequence from the Candidatus Cloacimonadota bacterium genome:
GTGAATATCGAACTGCGAAACTTAAGATAATATAACAAATTACAGAGTTCTGCTTGTTTTATCTGAAAAACCTATTAGTTTGGCGAAATTTAAAATTAGTCTAATTAGTGGATACTATTTTTCTTAAAGCTGCTTTTTGGATTAACTCTAATTTTATTTAATAAAATCAGAAAAGCCTAATTTCAATTCATAAAATAAGTTACAGCAAAATCTATTCCAACCTCTCTTATAAAAAATCATTTTATACAACAATTTCATTGACAGATAAAATTCCAATTCAAAAGATAAACCGAAAATATGAATAGAATAGAAACGAAGAATTTAGTAAAGATCTACGGTAAGAGACGGGTTGTAAATAATGTCAGTATTACCGTTCAGCAAGGTGAAGTTGTCGGGATTTTGGGACCAAACGGAGCCGGTAAATCCACGACATTTTATATGATCCTGGGTTTGATCAAGGCTAATCAGGGAAAGGTTTTTTTTAATGAAAAAGATATCGTTAAACTCCCGATGTATAAACGAGCTCAACTGGGAATCGGTTATCTTGCTCAGGAACCTTCTATCTTCCATAAATTAACTGTTGAGAAGAATATTATGGCAATCTTGGAAACGATAAAAATTTCAAAAAAAGAGAGAAAACAGAAACTGGAAGAATATTTATCGGAACTGAATCTTACCGATTTGGCAAAGCAGAAAGCATATACTCTTTCAGGCGGAGAACGAAGAAAATTGGAAATAACCAGGTCTCTGGTAACCAATCCTTCTTTTATGCTGATGGATGAGCCTTTTGCCGGAGTTGATCCTTTGGCAGTTGCGGACATTCAGGATATAATCCGAAAATTAAGAGAAAAAAATATAGGAATACTGGTTACGGATCACAATGTTTTAGAAACTTTGAAAATAACGGAAAGGGCTTATATTATTTATAACGGTGAAATCCTGTTTTCAGGAACATCACGGGAGTTAGTAAATGATGAAAAAGCCCGGGAAGTGTATTTAGGTGAAAGATTCACAAATCCGTTCGGGAATGAATTATGAATAAATTAAAACAATCTTTATCATTTAAATTAACACAAAATCTTTTGTTAAAACCAAAAATGCTCCAATCTCTGGAAATGCTGGCAATGCCTTTAATGCAGTTGGAAACACATCTGAAACAGGAATTAGTAACAAATCCCATGCTGGAAATCCAGGAATTACGGGAAGATGATGAATCCGAAGAAAATTCTTCCGAAAAAGAAGAAACCAGTAAAAAGGAAGAAGCTTCCGAGGATTTAGAAACTGCAGATACTGAGCTTGAAAAAACTCTGAAAGAAAGTCAGGAATTAAGCGAGATCCTGGATTCCTGGAATGAACTTTATACAGACCGAAGTTACAAGATATCTAATGAAGAAAAGGTAACTTTTGAACAGATATTAAGAGCACAGGATAATAAAAAAAGAGATTTTTTTGATCAGTTAGACAAACTCAAGCT
Encoded proteins:
- the lptB gene encoding LPS export ABC transporter ATP-binding protein, producing MNRIETKNLVKIYGKRRVVNNVSITVQQGEVVGILGPNGAGKSTTFYMILGLIKANQGKVFFNEKDIVKLPMYKRAQLGIGYLAQEPSIFHKLTVEKNIMAILETIKISKKERKQKLEEYLSELNLTDLAKQKAYTLSGGERRKLEITRSLVTNPSFMLMDEPFAGVDPLAVADIQDIIRKLREKNIGILVTDHNVLETLKITERAYIIYNGEILFSGTSRELVNDEKAREVYLGERFTNPFGNEL